In the genome of Triticum dicoccoides isolate Atlit2015 ecotype Zavitan unplaced genomic scaffold, WEW_v2.0 scaffold16173, whole genome shotgun sequence, one region contains:
- the LOC119344277 gene encoding internal alternative NAD(P)H-ubiquinone oxidoreductase A1, mitochondrial-like, whose protein sequence is MAWSRIARSSQLSQSLSRIASEGGVPTPAASALRNAATLGPRSSHAASLFHSLACIGLADKCGAGAAGHLYSPSRSISATPARLLPAAAEPVAAEYSDTEDPAEAMAALPDLGPTGLKNKPRVVVLGSGRAACRFLKDVDTSVYDVVCVSPRNHMVFTPLLASTYVGTLEFRSVVEPVSRIQPALATRLGSYFFLANCTGIDTRKHEVYCTVAAGDEQLPTNPYRFRVAYDKLVIASGAEPLTFNIKGVQENAIFLREVNEAQQIRRKLLTNLMLLAPHHCL, encoded by the coding sequence ATGGCTTGGTCTAGGATCGCCAGGAGCTCGCAGCTGTCGCAGTCCCTCTCGAGGATCGCGTCCGAGGGCGGTGTGCCCACCCCGGCGGCGTCCGCGCTGCGCAATGCGGCAACGCTGGGGCCACGGAGCAGCCACGCCGCGTCGTTGTTCCACAGCCTCGCGTGCATCGGCCTCGCCGACAAGTGCGGCGCGGGCGCGGCGGGCCATCTCTACAGCCCGAGCAGAAGCATCAGCGCGACCCCTGCGAGGCTGCTCCCCGCGGCAGCAGAGCCCGTGGCGGCGGAGTACTCCGATACCGAGGACCCCGCTGAGGCAATGGCGGCGTTGCCGGATCTGGGCCCAACGGGCCTCAAGAACAAGCCCCGCGTGGTGGTGCTCGGCTCCGGGCGGGCGGCGTGCCGGTTCCTCAAGGATGTTGACACCTCCGTCTACGACGTGGTGTGCGTGTCCCCGAGGAACCACATGGTGTTCACGCCGCTGCTTGCGTCGACGTACGTCGGCACGCTGGAGTTCCGGTCCGTGGTGGAGCCCGTCAGCCGCATCCAGCCGGCGCTCGCCACCCGCCTCGGATCATACTTCTTCCTCGCCAACTGCACCGGCATCGACACGCGGAAGCACGAGGTGTACTGCACGGTGGCGGCCGGAGACGAGCAGCTGCCCACCAACCCCTACCGCTTCAGGGTGGCCTACGACAAGCTTGTGATCGCCAGCGGCGCCGAGCCGCTCACCTTCAACATCAAGGGCGTCCAAGAGAACGCAATCTTCCTCCGCGAGGTGAACGAGGCGCAGCAGATCAGGCGCAAGCTCCTCACCAACCTCATGCTGTTAGCTCCCCATCATTGCTTGTGA